In Pasteurella multocida subsp. multocida OH4807, a genomic segment contains:
- a CDS encoding hypothetical protein (COG2991 Uncharacterized protein conserved in bacteria) → MELFFITFGIFLLVIAGMAIGYIFKKKTIAGSCGGISSLGLKKVCDCEEPCDNLKAKLEAGDEEAQQEYNEKFAKNEPHFYEVK, encoded by the coding sequence ATGGAACTGTTTTTCATTACATTTGGGATTTTTTTACTCGTGATTGCTGGTATGGCCATAGGTTATATCTTCAAGAAAAAAACCATTGCGGGCAGTTGTGGTGGCATTTCTTCATTAGGGTTGAAAAAGGTTTGTGATTGTGAAGAACCTTGTGATAACCTCAAAGCCAAATTAGAAGCGGGCGATGAAGAAGCACAACAAGAATACAATGAAAAATTTGCTAAAAACGAACCGCACTTTTACGAAGTAAAGTAG
- a CDS encoding ApbE protein (COG1477 Membrane-associated lipoprotein involved in thiamine biosynthesis), with protein MKIKHIITSTLVAFSTLLLLACNKTPEMVALTGKTMGTTYSVKYIDHGELKVNAQNMHKGIEAVLRDVNNKMSTYIATSELSMFNQSTQTELPVEISSDLATVLAESIRLNSVTEGALDVTIGPIVNLWGFGPEKRNSQESIEEQVEKRKAWVGIEKLKLTQQGDKFFLQKMVPQLYIDLSSIAKGFGVDQVANYIAEQGVADYLVEIGGEVRAKGHNIEGKDWQIAIEKPSFDGSRAVSQIIGLRNFAMATSGNYRNYFEENGRRFSHEIDPKTGYPIEHRLASITVLADSTMTADGLSTGLYVLGEEKALEVAEKYNLFVYLIMKTDKGFEAKMSSAFKQLLESQH; from the coding sequence GTGAAAATAAAACATATTATAACCAGTACACTTGTTGCATTCAGTACGTTGCTCTTACTTGCTTGCAATAAAACACCTGAAATGGTGGCATTAACCGGCAAAACAATGGGGACAACCTATAGTGTAAAGTATATTGATCATGGTGAACTCAAGGTTAATGCTCAGAATATGCATAAGGGAATCGAAGCGGTGTTAAGAGATGTGAATAATAAAATGTCAACTTATATTGCTACCTCGGAATTAAGTATGTTCAATCAAAGTACTCAAACTGAATTGCCCGTTGAGATTTCTTCAGATTTAGCTACCGTACTAGCTGAGTCAATTCGCTTAAATAGTGTTACGGAAGGAGCGTTGGATGTCACGATCGGCCCAATTGTGAATTTATGGGGATTTGGGCCTGAAAAACGTAATTCGCAAGAGTCTATTGAAGAACAAGTTGAAAAACGTAAGGCTTGGGTTGGCATTGAAAAATTAAAGCTGACTCAGCAAGGCGATAAGTTTTTCCTACAAAAAATGGTGCCACAGTTATATATTGATCTTTCTTCTATTGCGAAAGGGTTTGGTGTTGATCAAGTGGCAAATTATATTGCTGAGCAAGGTGTTGCAGACTATTTAGTTGAAATAGGGGGGGAGGTAAGAGCTAAAGGACACAATATCGAAGGGAAAGATTGGCAAATCGCGATTGAAAAACCGAGTTTTGATGGCTCACGTGCGGTTTCACAAATTATTGGGTTGCGTAATTTTGCCATGGCGACATCAGGGAACTATCGTAACTACTTTGAAGAAAATGGTCGCCGTTTTTCTCATGAAATTGATCCGAAAACAGGCTATCCAATTGAACACCGCTTAGCGTCGATTACCGTGTTGGCAGACTCAACGATGACAGCAGATGGGTTATCGACGGGCTTATACGTATTAGGAGAAGAGAAAGCATTAGAAGTGGCAGAAAAGTATAATTTATTTGTCTATTTAATTATGAAAACAGACAAAGGATTTGAGGCAAAAATGTCTTCCGCATTTAAACAGTTATTAGAAAGTCAACACTAA